The Priestia megaterium NBRC 15308 = ATCC 14581 region TCAATTTCGCTTGTCAAGCTCAGGTCCAGCGGACCTTTTAAGTGATGTAGTTGAAATTTATGGGGGCGACAATCCTGCATGTGCTCCAACTTTAACTGTTTCATATAAGTAAAAAAACCTTCTAAAAGCAGTTAGCTTTTAGAAGGTTTTTTTGCTGATAAGTTACTTTTATCACCGAATACAACTCCAACTTTTTATAGAGTTTTCTTCAAATTTTAACATGATTTTGATGAAATTTAATCATTATTCAAAAATGAATTGTCAGAAATATTACAAGAAAATGTTTAAAATTAATTAAATCCGTAATAAAAGTAAAATATTCCTGTAATGGAAGTGAAATGAACAGGTGGTATCATTCAGTCATTGAGTAAATAAGGAGGTATTCGGAAAATGAAGAAATTTGTATTTACTCTAGGGACAACGGCAATTCTTTCAGCAGGATTTGTAGGTGCAGCATCTGCCTCTACAAGCGGAACGTATGAAGTACAAAAAGGTGACACTTTATGGAAAATCGCTCAAAATCATAATGTGAGCGTAGACGAGCTAAAAGATGCTAATAACTTAACATCAACACTAATTTATCCAAATCAGACACTAAACTTATCTAGCATAAAAGAAATCGTACATACTGTAAAACGTGGTGACACTTTGTGGTCAATCGGTCAACATTATGGCGTAACAGTAGAAGAAATTAAAGAATGGAACGGTTTAACATCAGACTTAGTTTTCCCTGGAGAACAATTTAAAATTAAAACGGCACAAGCAGCTCAATCTCAAACAGCTAGTGCGCCAGTAGCAAAGGCAGCTCCACAAGCGCAGCAGTCTCAAACGGCACAAGCTCAGCAAGAACAAGCAGCACAAGAACAAACGCAAAAAGAACAAGAGCAAGCTCAAGCAGCACAAGCACAGGTAGCACAAGAGCAAGCACAAAAAGAACAAGAGCAAGCTCAAGCAGCACAAGCACAGGCAGCGCAAGAGCAAGCACAAAAAGAACAAGAGCAAGCTCAAGCAGCACAAGCGCAGCAGTCTCAAACGGCACAAGCTCAGCAAGAACAAGCAGCACAAGAACAAACGCAAAAAGAACAAGAGCAAGCTCAAGCAGCACAAGCACAGGTAGCACAAGAGCAAGCACAAAAAGAACAAGAGCAAGCTCAAGCAGCACAAGCACAGGCAGCACAAGAGCAAGCACAAAAAGAACAAGAGCAAGCTCAAGCAGCAGCACAAGCACAGGCAGCGCAAGAGCAAGCACAAAAAGAACAAGAGCAAGCTCAAGCAGCAGCACAAGAGCAAGCACAAAAAGAACAAGCAGCTCAGCAACAGCAACAGCAACAAGCAGCTCAACAGCAACAACAGCAGTCTCAACAGCAAGCTAGCGGCAAGTCTATGACTGTTGAAGCAACAGCTTATACAGCTAACTGTGCTGGATGCAGTGGTACAACAGCTACTGGAGTAAATTTAAAATCAAATCCAAATCAACGAGTAATTGCGGTTGATCCTAGCGTTATTCCATTAGGTTCAAAAGTATACGTTGAAGGTTATGGTCAAGCTGTAGCAGCAGATACAGGTGGCGCAATTAAAGGAAATCGAATTGATGTATTCGTTTCTTCAGATAGTGCTGCACAAGACTGGGGCAGAAGATCAGTTAAAATTACAGTTATCGACTAATACTAGTCTTATAGAATAGAAGTAAAGAGAGATGTCTTTTAGGAGACATCTCTTTTTTATGCTTAAAATGAACGTTTGAAAAAATTAGGTCCGGGCATACTAAAATTTATAATAGGAATTAGTTTGTTATATTAGTAATTATTTCTTGATTTATATACAATGTTTGAGTGTCCTAAAAAGCTGAAAAGATGTCAGGAGTATAGAAATATGAAACTTTATAAAAAAATGCCTTTACTAATAGTGCTGGGTGTTATCGCAGGATTCTCGTATCTAGGTCATCAGGGATTATTTCAGCACGATGATCATTTGAATACGTCTGATCATAATCCTTTATCTTCTTCTAAACAGAAGCAGAATAGTATAGAAATTGTAGGGAACCCAGAATCCATTGGTGTGTTAGTAAACAAGCAAAATCTTCTTCCTGATCACTATGAACCCAATGACCTTGTATACCCAGACGTTCGGTTTATATTTAAAGAAAAAATTGAAAAGCGCCAAATGCGTACAGAAGCAGCAAAAGCATTAGAAAGGATGTTTTCAGCTGCTGAACGAGAAGGAATTTACCTAGCCGGTGTTTCTGCCTATCGTTCTCAAAGCCGTCAAGAATCTCTTTATCAAGCGTATATAAAACAAGATGGAGAAGCGGCAGCTAATCATTACAGTGCTCATCCAGGCAGCAGTGAACATCAAACTGGTTTAAGTATAGATGTCTCAAGTAGCACCGGTAAGTGTGCGGCTCAAGATTGTTTTAAAGATACTCCTGAAGCCAAATGGATTGAAGCAAATTCATATAAATACGGATACATTGTTCGCTATCCAGAAGGAAAGCAGCAGATTACAGGTTATAAATATGAGCCGTGGCATATACGAT contains the following coding sequences:
- a CDS encoding LysM peptidoglycan-binding and 3D domain-containing protein: MKKFVFTLGTTAILSAGFVGAASASTSGTYEVQKGDTLWKIAQNHNVSVDELKDANNLTSTLIYPNQTLNLSSIKEIVHTVKRGDTLWSIGQHYGVTVEEIKEWNGLTSDLVFPGEQFKIKTAQAAQSQTASAPVAKAAPQAQQSQTAQAQQEQAAQEQTQKEQEQAQAAQAQVAQEQAQKEQEQAQAAQAQAAQEQAQKEQEQAQAAQAQQSQTAQAQQEQAAQEQTQKEQEQAQAAQAQVAQEQAQKEQEQAQAAQAQAAQEQAQKEQEQAQAAAQAQAAQEQAQKEQEQAQAAAQEQAQKEQAAQQQQQQQAAQQQQQQSQQQASGKSMTVEATAYTANCAGCSGTTATGVNLKSNPNQRVIAVDPSVIPLGSKVYVEGYGQAVAADTGGAIKGNRIDVFVSSDSAAQDWGRRSVKITVID
- a CDS encoding M15 family metallopeptidase, with translation MKLYKKMPLLIVLGVIAGFSYLGHQGLFQHDDHLNTSDHNPLSSSKQKQNSIEIVGNPESIGVLVNKQNLLPDHYEPNDLVYPDVRFIFKEKIEKRQMRTEAAKALERMFSAAEREGIYLAGVSAYRSQSRQESLYQAYIKQDGEAAANHYSAHPGSSEHQTGLSIDVSSSTGKCAAQDCFKDTPEAKWIEANSYKYGYIVRYPEGKQQITGYKYEPWHIRFVGKELASKVSKKGITLEEYYNDYMQVDNLVQ